The Brachyhypopomus gauderio isolate BG-103 chromosome 7, BGAUD_0.2, whole genome shotgun sequence genome has a window encoding:
- the gnb2 gene encoding guanine nucleotide-binding protein G(I)/G(S)/G(T) subunit beta-2, with translation MSELEQLRQEAEQLKNQIRDARKACGDSTLTQITAGLDPVGRIQMRTRRTLRGHLAKIYAMHWGSDSRLLVSASQDGKLIIWDSYTMNKIHAIPLRSSWVMTCAYAPSGNFVACGGLDNICSIYSLKTREGNVRVSRELPGHTGYLSCCRFIDDNQIITSSGDTACALWDIETGQQTTLFSGHSGDVMSLSLSPDSRTFVSGACDASIKLWDTRDSMCRQTFTGHESDINAVCFFPSGSAFATGSDDATCRLFDLRADQELGLYSHDNIICGITSVAFSRSGRLLLAGYDDFNCNIWDAMKGDRAGVLAGHDNRVSCLGVTDDGMAVCTGSWDSFLKIWN, from the exons ATGAGTGAGCTGGAGCAGCTTCGGCAGGAGGCTGAGCAGCTGAAGAACCAGATAAGA GATGCAAGGAAGGCATGCGGGGACTCCACCCTTACTCAG ataACGGCAGGGTTGGACCCGGTGGGCAGGATTCAGATGCGGACGAGGCGTACTCTACGAGGCCACTTGGCTAAAATCTACGCCATGCACTGGGGCTCCGACTCTAG GCTCCTGGTCAGCGCTTCACAAGATGGCAAACTCATCATTTGGGACAGCTACACCATGAACAAG ATCCATGCCATCCCGCTGCGGTCGTCGTGGGTGATGACGTGTGCGTACGCCCCGTCGGGCAACTTTGTGGCCTGCGGCGGCCTGGACaacatctgctccatctacagCCTGAAGACCCGCGAGGGCAACGTGCGCGTGAGCCGTGAACTCCCTGGACACACAg gttacCTCTCCTGCTGTCGCTTCATAGATGACAATCAGATCATCACGAGTTCAGGAGACACGGCCTG tgcccTGTGGGACATCGAGACAGGCCAGCAGACCACACTGTTCTCGGGCCACTCGGGTGACGTCATGAGCTTGTCTCTGAGCCCTGACTCCAGGACGTTCGTCTCGGGCGCCTGTGACGCCTCCATCAAGCTGTGGGACACGCGGGACAGCATGTGCAGACAGACGTTTACAGGACACGAGTCCGACATCAACGCCGTCTGT TTCTTCCCCAGCGGCAGTGCTTTCGCGACAGGCTCCGACGACGCCACGTGCCGGCTGTTTGACCTTCGGGCCGACCAGGAGCTGGGCCTCTACTCGCACGACAACATCATCTGCGGCATCACCTCCGTGGCCTTCTCACGCTCGGGCCGCCTGCTGCTCGCCGGCTACGACGACTTCAACTGCAACATCTGGGACGCCATGAAGGGGGACCGTGCAG gaGTGTTAGCGGGTCACGACAACCGCGTCAGCTGTCTGGGCGTGACCGATGACGGCATGGCGGTGTGCACGGGCTCCTGGGACAGCTTCCTCAAGATCTGGAActga